One genomic segment of uncultured Desulfobacter sp. includes these proteins:
- a CDS encoding ABC transporter ATP-binding protein has product MADKKHALISLTRVTKAYGSNEARIFALRGIDLSIESGEFISVMGPSGSGKSTCMNILGCLDTPTSGVYKFGGVEVSHMSRKQLATLRRFYLGFVFQGFNLLNRTTAVENVELPLIYRGIPPKKRKALARKALKQVGLAGREAHTPGELSGGQQQRVAIARAIATTPSVLFADEPTGNLDMAKSHEIMKLLKQLNREQKITVVMVTHESDMAAYSDRIIHFVDGQVADVKNGHTPATKGGQDR; this is encoded by the coding sequence ATGGCTGACAAAAAACATGCGTTGATTTCCCTGACCCGGGTCACCAAGGCTTACGGCAGTAACGAAGCAAGAATCTTTGCGTTGCGCGGCATTGATCTGTCCATCGAATCCGGTGAATTTATTTCGGTGATGGGACCGTCGGGCTCGGGCAAATCCACCTGCATGAACATCCTTGGATGCCTGGACACCCCCACATCCGGCGTGTATAAATTTGGCGGGGTTGAGGTCAGCCATATGAGCCGCAAACAGCTGGCCACCCTGCGCCGGTTTTACCTAGGCTTTGTATTTCAGGGATTCAACCTGCTGAACCGGACCACGGCCGTGGAGAATGTGGAACTGCCCCTGATATACAGAGGCATACCGCCCAAAAAACGCAAGGCACTGGCGCGCAAGGCACTTAAACAGGTGGGGCTTGCAGGGCGCGAAGCCCACACCCCCGGCGAACTGTCCGGGGGACAGCAGCAGCGGGTGGCCATTGCCCGGGCCATTGCCACCACCCCTTCGGTATTATTTGCCGACGAGCCCACGGGCAACCTGGACATGGCCAAAAGCCATGAAATCATGAAACTTTTAAAACAATTGAACCGGGAACAGAAAATCACCGTGGTCATGGTCACCCATGAATCAGATATGGCCGCTTACTCGGACCGGATCATTCACTTTGTGGACGGCCAGGTGGCAGACGTTAAAAACGGACATACCCCGGCAACCAAAGGAGGCCAGGACAGATGA
- a CDS encoding ABC transporter permease: MIWNTFILALRGIQRNVMRSVLTILGIIIGVAAVITLVTIGNGTTAQVTQQIAAMGTNVLLIRPGQRHGPGGAPRAPSFSVKDVQAIERQVYDLAGVAPAVSASAVAVVGNQNWSTSITGTTNDFFTVRNWTIKAGRTFSENEIRAGRTVCVVGDTIRENLFGDGDPVGQKLRLGKVSCQIVGLLGAKGNSSMGHDQDDCVIMPIKAVQRRFSGNRDIPSIQVAVKSGASTTTASAAIQALLRKRRHLSDNEENNFRIMDTKELASMLTSTTKTMTALLGAVAAVSLLVGGIGIMNIMLVSVTERTREIGIRLAIGAYAHEVLFQFLVESVVLSSFGGIFGIILALAASFGATKMLAIPFAPDVSIIIIAFFFSAAVGVVFGYFPALKAARMDPIDALRHE; encoded by the coding sequence ATGATCTGGAATACTTTTATCCTGGCGTTGCGGGGCATCCAGCGCAATGTCATGCGTTCGGTGCTCACCATTTTAGGTATTATCATCGGCGTAGCCGCCGTGATCACCCTGGTGACCATCGGCAACGGCACCACGGCCCAGGTAACCCAGCAGATTGCCGCCATGGGCACCAATGTACTGCTCATTCGTCCAGGCCAGCGCCACGGACCCGGCGGGGCCCCCAGAGCCCCGAGTTTTTCAGTCAAAGATGTCCAGGCCATTGAACGGCAGGTTTATGATCTGGCAGGTGTGGCTCCGGCCGTATCCGCATCTGCCGTGGCCGTGGTGGGCAACCAGAACTGGAGCACCAGCATTACCGGCACCACCAACGATTTTTTTACAGTCCGCAACTGGACCATAAAAGCCGGCCGAACCTTTTCCGAAAATGAAATCAGAGCCGGACGCACCGTTTGTGTGGTGGGGGATACCATCAGGGAAAACCTGTTTGGTGACGGGGACCCTGTGGGACAAAAACTTCGACTGGGCAAAGTATCCTGTCAGATCGTAGGCCTTTTAGGGGCCAAGGGCAATTCCTCCATGGGGCACGACCAGGATGATTGTGTGATCATGCCCATCAAAGCAGTCCAGCGCCGTTTTTCCGGCAACAGGGATATCCCCTCTATCCAGGTGGCAGTAAAGAGTGGTGCCTCCACCACCACGGCGTCAGCCGCTATCCAGGCACTTTTGAGAAAACGCCGGCACCTATCCGACAATGAAGAGAACAATTTCAGGATCATGGACACCAAGGAACTTGCCTCCATGCTCACCTCCACCACTAAAACCATGACAGCCCTTCTCGGTGCAGTGGCTGCAGTGAGTCTTCTGGTCGGGGGCATCGGTATCATGAATATCATGCTGGTGTCCGTGACCGAGCGTACCCGGGAAATCGGCATCCGCCTGGCCATCGGTGCCTATGCGCATGAAGTGCTGTTCCAATTTTTAGTGGAATCCGTGGTACTTTCCTCCTTTGGCGGCATTTTCGGCATTATCCTGGCCCTGGCAGCCTCCTTTGGTGCCACAAAAATGCTGGCAATTCCCTTCGCCCCGGATGTTTCCATCATTATTATTGCATTTTTCTTCTCAGCAGCTGTGGGCGTGGTGTTCGGGTATTTCCCGGCCTTGAAGGCGGCCCGCATGGATCCCATTGATGCTTTGCGGCATGAATAA
- a CDS encoding rhomboid family intramembrane serine protease, translating into MKIRYNSPVVLTYAILALVCLALPVSNFLGMSLASPSRPAFSDPVFYARLFTYVLAHAGWTHFKGNLIMILLLGPLLEEKYGSWLLFEMMVITAAATALISAVVFHTSLVGGSGLVFMMILLSSFSNFRDGEIPLAFILVAVIYIGSELTQVLKDDHISHFGHLAGGLFGAGFGFLRGKNR; encoded by the coding sequence ATGAAAATCAGATACAATTCACCTGTGGTGTTGACATATGCCATCCTGGCACTGGTCTGTCTTGCCTTGCCTGTCTCAAATTTTCTGGGAATGAGCCTGGCATCGCCTTCCCGGCCGGCGTTTTCTGATCCTGTATTTTATGCACGACTTTTTACATATGTCCTGGCCCATGCCGGATGGACCCATTTCAAGGGTAACCTGATCATGATTCTTTTGTTAGGACCGCTTCTGGAAGAAAAATACGGCTCATGGTTGCTTTTTGAAATGATGGTGATAACCGCTGCGGCAACTGCGTTGATCAGTGCGGTGGTTTTTCATACCTCCCTTGTGGGGGGCTCCGGTTTGGTGTTTATGATGATTTTGCTCAGTTCCTTTTCAAATTTCAGGGATGGGGAAATTCCTTTGGCTTTTATTTTGGTGGCCGTGATTTATATTGGATCTGAATTGACGCAAGTTTTGAAGGATGATCATATTTCCCACTTTGGCCATCTGGCGGGCGGACTTTTTGGGGCGGGGTTTGGATTTTTAAGGGGTAAAAATAGATAA
- a CDS encoding DUF362 domain-containing protein, translated as MNRRDFFKKTITSGIAAGSFLAFPKVNRFWNTPSIASSLPYDLVAVRGGEPDTMFDAAINALGGIGTFVPRGSRVLVKPNIGWDVPPERAGNTHPALVGAIVAQCLGAGASQVTVFDHTCDNWRRCYKNSGIGATVKKAGGKMISGDSEGYYKTVTVPSGLRLKEAKVHQALLDADVFINVPILKHHSSAMVTIGMKNLMGVVWDRWYWHRNDLHQCIADFASFRKPDLTVVDAYNVMKRNGPRGVSINDVVSMKAQVVSRDPVAADAAATKLFGMEPGDIRHIKIASQMNLGQMDLEHLAINRIKI; from the coding sequence ATGAATAGACGGGATTTTTTTAAAAAGACCATCACCAGCGGGATTGCTGCAGGCTCCTTTCTCGCCTTTCCCAAGGTCAACCGATTTTGGAACACACCTTCCATCGCGTCTTCACTCCCTTATGACCTGGTGGCGGTGAGGGGTGGCGAACCGGACACCATGTTTGATGCAGCCATAAATGCCTTGGGCGGAATAGGCACCTTTGTACCCCGGGGCAGCCGGGTTCTGGTCAAGCCGAATATCGGCTGGGATGTGCCGCCTGAGCGGGCCGGAAACACCCACCCCGCACTTGTGGGGGCTATTGTTGCCCAGTGCCTTGGCGCGGGGGCCTCTCAGGTAACCGTGTTCGATCATACCTGTGACAACTGGCGCAGGTGCTATAAAAACAGCGGTATTGGCGCGACCGTAAAAAAGGCTGGAGGAAAAATGATTTCCGGTGACAGCGAAGGATATTACAAAACGGTTACCGTCCCTTCAGGCCTGCGCCTGAAAGAAGCCAAAGTGCACCAAGCCCTGCTGGATGCCGATGTGTTCATCAATGTGCCGATCCTCAAGCACCACAGCTCCGCCATGGTCACCATCGGCATGAAAAACCTTATGGGCGTGGTCTGGGACCGCTGGTACTGGCACCGCAACGACCTTCACCAATGCATTGCCGACTTCGCATCCTTTCGCAAACCGGATCTTACGGTGGTAGATGCCTACAACGTGATGAAGCGCAATGGTCCCAGAGGCGTCAGTATCAATGACGTGGTCTCCATGAAGGCCCAGGTGGTCTCCAGGGATCCTGTAGCCGCGGATGCCGCTGCAACAAAACTTTTCGGCATGGAACCGGGTGATATCCGCCATATTAAGATTGCCTCACAGATGAATCTTGGGCAGATGGACCTTGAACACCTTGCTATCAACAGGATCAAAATATAA
- a CDS encoding 4Fe-4S dicluster domain-containing protein, producing the protein MNPLVLKPLRVCLAIAFFMGTALLFLDIWDTGVRLLAGKLLFLQFMPSLLKFMNHAAVGAAGFMVVLGITLIFGRIYCSAICPLGIFQDMISRVFSKKSASPGKQTKSPGFKYNPPRNILRYSILLATLLLFATGTTLVVNLLDPFSSFGRIMTHLSHPVVIFLNNAGVSLAETLGNHALFRVRLPAAAPLSFGITLASVMLIGWMSARHGRLYCNTLCPVGTLLGLVSKFSIFQVGIHTGSCRSCGECRRVCKAGCIDVKTKQVDVSRCVACFNCLSACPDQAMVYQSRFIKNLRLPSHKNTAQNRRGFMLTLVAGSLGMAAGRVNATPNSPPTQARPTTIAENKTCPLSPPGSMGIGRYTSICTACHLCVAACPSGLLTPSISAFGFSNMMQPQMNFNRGHCNFDCTVCSNICPSGAILPLTIAQKQQTQVGVAKFIKENCVVYTDNTNCGACSEHCPTKAVTMVPYINAAGRNLVIPKMNEAICVGCGGCEHACPTRPYKAIYVDGNLVHKTAEKPQEKKLEQDTSQDFPF; encoded by the coding sequence ATGAACCCACTCGTTCTCAAGCCGTTGCGAGTATGCCTTGCAATCGCCTTTTTCATGGGTACAGCCCTGCTCTTTCTTGATATATGGGATACGGGTGTTCGGCTGCTTGCCGGCAAATTGCTCTTTTTACAGTTCATGCCGTCACTGCTTAAATTTATGAATCATGCAGCTGTCGGTGCTGCAGGGTTCATGGTAGTGCTTGGGATAACCCTTATATTTGGCCGAATCTATTGTTCCGCCATCTGCCCCCTGGGGATATTCCAGGATATGATCTCAAGGGTGTTTTCAAAAAAAAGTGCATCCCCAGGCAAACAGACAAAAAGCCCGGGATTCAAATACAACCCACCCCGCAATATTCTACGGTATAGCATACTTTTGGCAACCCTACTTCTTTTTGCGACCGGCACCACGCTTGTGGTCAATCTGCTGGATCCATTCAGCAGTTTCGGCAGGATAATGACCCATCTTTCCCACCCTGTTGTCATCTTTTTAAATAACGCCGGCGTTTCACTGGCAGAAACCTTAGGGAATCACGCGCTGTTCCGGGTCAGACTGCCGGCTGCCGCCCCCCTTTCTTTCGGCATTACCCTGGCAAGTGTCATGCTTATAGGCTGGATGAGTGCCCGGCACGGCCGTCTTTACTGCAACACCCTGTGTCCGGTGGGAACCCTGCTGGGCCTGGTCTCAAAATTTTCTATATTCCAGGTGGGCATCCATACCGGTTCCTGCCGGTCTTGCGGAGAGTGTCGGCGGGTCTGCAAAGCCGGATGCATTGACGTTAAAACAAAACAGGTGGATGTCAGCCGCTGTGTCGCCTGCTTTAACTGCCTTTCCGCCTGTCCGGACCAAGCCATGGTGTACCAGTCCCGTTTTATTAAAAATCTGCGGCTCCCCAGCCACAAAAACACCGCCCAGAACCGCCGGGGATTCATGCTCACCCTGGTGGCCGGCAGCCTTGGCATGGCCGCAGGCAGGGTCAATGCGACCCCCAATTCCCCGCCAACACAGGCCCGGCCCACCACCATTGCCGAAAACAAAACCTGCCCGCTCTCGCCGCCGGGCTCCATGGGCATTGGAAGATACACATCTATCTGCACCGCCTGTCATCTTTGCGTGGCAGCCTGCCCCTCGGGACTGCTGACCCCTTCGATCTCTGCTTTTGGCTTTTCCAACATGATGCAACCCCAGATGAATTTTAACAGAGGGCATTGTAATTTTGACTGCACCGTCTGTTCAAACATCTGCCCAAGCGGAGCCATCCTGCCCCTGACGATTGCACAGAAGCAACAAACCCAGGTGGGCGTAGCCAAATTCATCAAGGAGAACTGCGTGGTCTATACGGACAACACCAATTGCGGGGCCTGCTCCGAGCATTGCCCGACCAAGGCTGTGACCATGGTACCCTATATCAATGCCGCCGGGCGAAATCTTGTGATCCCCAAAATGAATGAAGCCATCTGCGTGGGATGCGGCGGGTGTGAACACGCCTGCCCTACCCGGCCCTATAAAGCCATCTATGTGGATGGAAACCTGGTGCACAAAACAGCTGAAAAACCACAGGAAAAAAAACTGGAACAAGATACCTCCCAGGACTTCCCCTTCTAA
- a CDS encoding cation diffusion facilitator family transporter — protein sequence MGQSQELKSQDKDFRTARYWALVGFAGNFILAVLKGWAGIVSNSSAMVADAVHSASDIFASLFVYISLKIAQKPPDEEHPYGHGRAEVISTLVVMGMLAAAGVEIIRTAIATIQHGHLNAPGNAAVYAAILSVFVNELMFQFTYRAGVKTNSPSTIANAKDNRSDAFSSVAALIGILGAKLKYPVLDPVAGIVVALFIFKMSYEIAMDAVAQIMDESVGESKIQEVTTLALTVNGVKNVHGVRVRRSGAAYLVDLDIVVDPKITVEMAHDIGESVRQMIRLHMDKVSQVRVHTDPSDRH from the coding sequence ATGGGGCAAAGCCAAGAACTGAAATCACAGGATAAAGATTTTCGGACTGCCCGGTACTGGGCGCTTGTTGGGTTTGCAGGGAATTTTATTTTAGCGGTCCTGAAGGGTTGGGCTGGCATTGTGTCAAACTCCAGTGCCATGGTTGCGGATGCCGTGCATTCCGCCTCGGACATTTTTGCATCCCTGTTTGTTTATATCAGCCTGAAAATCGCTCAGAAACCCCCGGACGAAGAACACCCTTACGGGCACGGCAGGGCAGAGGTTATTTCGACCCTTGTGGTAATGGGTATGCTGGCCGCGGCAGGAGTCGAGATTATCAGAACCGCCATAGCAACAATCCAGCATGGACATCTCAACGCTCCGGGAAATGCGGCCGTATATGCGGCAATATTGTCGGTTTTCGTCAACGAACTGATGTTTCAGTTCACCTATCGGGCCGGTGTGAAGACCAACAGCCCGTCAACCATTGCCAACGCCAAGGATAACAGGTCAGACGCCTTTTCTTCTGTTGCCGCTCTGATCGGTATTCTTGGTGCAAAGTTAAAATATCCTGTGCTTGATCCCGTGGCCGGTATTGTGGTGGCTTTGTTCATCTTCAAGATGAGTTATGAGATTGCTATGGACGCGGTGGCACAGATCATGGACGAATCTGTGGGTGAGAGCAAAATTCAAGAAGTGACGACGCTTGCGCTCACCGTCAATGGGGTGAAAAACGTGCATGGCGTTCGGGTACGTCGAAGCGGCGCTGCTTATCTTGTGGATCTGGATATTGTGGTGGATCCAAAGATTACTGTGGAAATGGCCCATGACATTGGCGAGTCGGTCCGGCAGATGATCCGGCTACATATGGATAAAGTCAGCCAGGTCCGTGTGCATACTGACCCTTCGGATCGGCACTGA
- a CDS encoding DUF3108 domain-containing protein: MNKMTLQRMRALSNLVIVRSFFLMLLFLSLFCGSSVRAADKKVSKNTRPFCPGEQLVYQIRWEKIEAGVAFFDVLPVTEVDQQPCRHFSLKVETSPLVDVFYKVRDKLDSYTDIALGRSIRYGKKGTGSEQRDILVQFNWEKRIARYSNFNAGRKPITIPPGTFDPLAAFYKLRSMDLGDKNEIKFPITDGKKCFMGRAKVVGQETITCFNTTYDTYVIEPELVHFGGVFKKSDKPTLRLWITTDERHLPVRIRSKVIVGSIIGELVSVR, from the coding sequence ATGAATAAGATGACATTACAGCGGATGCGGGCGTTGTCCAATCTTGTTATTGTCCGGTCCTTTTTTTTGATGCTGCTGTTTTTGTCTTTGTTCTGCGGTTCATCGGTAAGAGCGGCAGATAAAAAAGTGTCAAAAAATACACGGCCCTTCTGTCCGGGAGAACAGCTTGTCTATCAGATTCGCTGGGAGAAGATTGAGGCAGGCGTTGCCTTCTTTGATGTTCTTCCTGTGACAGAGGTCGACCAACAACCGTGCCGGCATTTTTCATTGAAAGTGGAGACCTCTCCATTGGTGGATGTCTTCTATAAAGTTCGTGATAAGCTTGACTCTTACACAGATATTGCCCTTGGCCGTTCCATTCGTTATGGCAAAAAAGGGACAGGGAGCGAACAACGGGATATCCTGGTGCAGTTTAACTGGGAAAAAAGGATAGCCAGGTATTCAAATTTTAATGCCGGCAGAAAGCCCATAACGATTCCACCCGGCACATTTGATCCGCTTGCGGCATTTTATAAATTACGTTCTATGGATTTAGGCGATAAAAATGAGATTAAATTTCCCATCACTGACGGGAAAAAATGTTTTATGGGTAGGGCAAAGGTTGTGGGGCAGGAAACCATAACATGTTTTAACACCACCTATGATACCTATGTGATTGAACCTGAGCTTGTTCATTTTGGCGGGGTGTTTAAAAAAAGCGACAAGCCTACGTTGCGTTTATGGATTACTACAGATGAAAGGCACCTTCCGGTTCGTATCCGGTCTAAAGTGATTGTCGGTTCAATCATTGGTGAGCTTGTTTCTGTCCGCTAA
- a CDS encoding DNA translocase FtsK, whose translation MENKNYSLEKNLLCLRTECGEYKFQISGETGQGDAERIAKVMTGEMEKADNAFCRQSKPNPYVKLLMANLNLADKYVKLQNRYDELLKAHEASKIRHANSVDAPASSERTPIKSNEKKPPPNQDANQDDDSPGVTLEFESCDPDLSVPEISDIPPLEPDQEKPSENKSQAPASPGPLVTQVLDTLKKAREIKSEPLEEPETKPLETPESKVENTDSVQPDSINQTDKSLSRANFQGNGDGTFRLPSLDFLEKGGQETVVDHEAIRRDAELLEQKLGYFGIKGEIMEVLPGPVITTFEYKPAPGIKISKIVNLADDLALALSALSIRIVAPIPGKDVIGIEIPNPAMCVVPFRDIVGAPAFPEINSPAPICLGKDIIGKPVVVGLERMPHLLIAGATGTGKSVALNAMICSILYKSTPDRVKFIMIDPKRIELSLFNDIPHLITPVITDMKKANIALQWVVREMEQRYEKLAQLHVRNIEQYNKKVRTTDLSNMEDDFETFPYIVVIIDELADLMMTASKDIEFSLTRIAQMARAAGIHMILATQRPSVDVLTGIIKANFPTRISFQVSSKTDSRTIIDANGAETLLGRGDMLFVPPGTARLKRVHGTYLSERELGAITEFIKAQGKPEYISDVTTEKEETQHTVVFDDDEYDEKYQQALDFVMSTRQASISGVQRALRIGYNRAARIIDLMEKEGIVAPSDGVRPRQVIGSPC comes from the coding sequence GTGGAAAATAAGAATTACAGTTTAGAAAAAAATCTTTTGTGTTTGAGAACCGAATGCGGAGAATATAAATTTCAGATCAGTGGGGAGACCGGGCAGGGTGATGCCGAACGTATTGCAAAGGTGATGACCGGTGAAATGGAAAAAGCGGACAATGCCTTTTGCCGGCAGAGTAAACCCAATCCATATGTCAAACTGCTAATGGCCAACCTGAATTTGGCAGACAAGTATGTCAAACTTCAAAACAGATATGATGAATTGCTTAAAGCCCATGAGGCGTCCAAAATACGTCACGCCAATTCTGTTGATGCTCCTGCTTCTTCAGAGCGAACACCCATAAAATCCAATGAAAAGAAGCCACCGCCCAACCAAGATGCCAACCAAGATGATGATAGTCCCGGTGTGACCCTTGAGTTTGAATCCTGCGATCCTGATTTGTCCGTTCCCGAAATAAGCGATATCCCCCCATTGGAACCTGACCAGGAGAAACCCAGTGAAAATAAATCGCAGGCACCAGCCTCCCCCGGCCCTTTGGTGACACAGGTCCTTGATACCCTGAAAAAGGCCAGAGAGATCAAGTCAGAGCCCTTGGAAGAGCCGGAAACAAAACCATTGGAAACACCGGAAAGCAAGGTGGAAAATACAGATTCGGTCCAGCCGGATTCAATTAATCAGACAGACAAGTCCCTATCCAGGGCAAATTTTCAGGGCAATGGTGATGGAACGTTTCGCCTACCTTCCCTGGATTTTCTTGAAAAGGGCGGCCAGGAAACCGTGGTGGACCATGAGGCCATCAGACGGGATGCTGAACTGCTGGAGCAGAAACTGGGGTACTTCGGCATCAAGGGCGAAATCATGGAGGTGCTGCCGGGTCCTGTAATCACCACCTTTGAGTACAAGCCCGCTCCGGGGATAAAGATCAGTAAAATTGTTAATCTGGCCGATGACCTGGCTCTGGCCTTAAGTGCCCTGAGCATTCGTATCGTGGCCCCTATCCCGGGCAAAGATGTCATTGGCATTGAGATTCCTAATCCCGCCATGTGTGTTGTTCCTTTCAGAGATATCGTGGGGGCACCCGCTTTTCCTGAAATCAACTCCCCTGCGCCCATCTGCCTGGGCAAGGATATCATTGGCAAACCCGTGGTGGTGGGACTTGAAAGAATGCCCCATCTGCTCATTGCCGGGGCCACCGGAACCGGCAAAAGCGTTGCGCTTAACGCCATGATCTGCAGCATTTTGTATAAATCAACCCCCGATCGGGTCAAGTTCATTATGATTGATCCCAAGCGCATTGAACTTTCATTGTTCAACGACATTCCGCACCTGATTACGCCTGTGATCACAGACATGAAAAAGGCCAATATTGCCCTTCAATGGGTCGTCAGGGAAATGGAGCAGCGGTATGAGAAGCTGGCCCAGTTGCATGTGCGAAATATAGAGCAGTATAACAAAAAAGTCCGGACCACTGATCTGTCGAATATGGAAGATGACTTTGAAACTTTTCCCTATATTGTCGTGATTATTGACGAGTTGGCGGATCTGATGATGACCGCCAGCAAGGATATTGAATTTTCTTTGACCCGTATTGCCCAGATGGCCAGGGCTGCCGGTATCCACATGATTCTGGCCACCCAGCGACCTTCCGTGGATGTGCTCACCGGTATTATCAAAGCCAATTTTCCCACCCGGATTTCCTTTCAGGTTTCTTCTAAGACCGATTCCAGGACCATCATTGATGCGAATGGTGCAGAAACCCTTCTGGGCCGGGGCGACATGCTTTTTGTTCCCCCGGGCACGGCTCGACTCAAGCGGGTTCACGGCACATATTTGTCCGAGAGGGAATTAGGCGCCATCACAGAGTTTATCAAAGCCCAGGGAAAACCCGAATACATTTCGGATGTTACCACGGAAAAAGAAGAAACCCAGCACACTGTGGTGTTTGACGATGATGAGTATGATGAAAAGTACCAACAGGCCCTGGACTTTGTCATGTCCACACGCCAGGCATCCATATCCGGAGTGCAACGGGCCTTAAGGATTGGTTACAACCGGGCCGCTCGCATCATTGATCTTATGGAAAAAGAGGGAATTGTCGCCCCTTCCGATGGTGTCAGGCCCCGCCAGGTGATTGGAAGCCCTTGTTAA
- a CDS encoding peptidoglycan recognition family protein: MNIEPCDNFSFSKGSALVQFIALVVFAVLMTTAPVRAAQTYSRSQLVRFQNRIIDYRSRINPRFKKKVRPRTRLIIVHTSELGLKSTLRVVSKGKRFKNGRTTPGGHANYVIARNGTVYRILDKKYRADHAGLSMWNGVSNVSDISVGIEFVGYHYAPLTAGQYKSAGMLLHILKKVYGLEDKDVLTHSQIAYGKPNRWFSNNHRGRKRCAKNFDRTRAGLGPTWPFDPDARTGCLTPDPVLAQVFYPAPGAVVSIGKKASQIQEPDVISKQNSAWAIAGEDYDAPNTVYILPGGKTLAGNKVASNLGWDRLPEGTKVLLNQKTQQVREQAKNIIKTISGRMTAWSHAGGAYHAPSTIYFLPSGRILNGYTISDWDDLPPGTRLVVGYKGPVVITKRKTAYAIAGAKFKHPGTIYHIPGRGPVQGNRIPDFSDLPKGTGVYLPIAG, encoded by the coding sequence ATGAATATTGAACCTTGTGACAATTTTTCTTTTTCAAAGGGTTCTGCCCTGGTGCAGTTTATTGCCTTGGTAGTGTTTGCCGTGCTGATGACAACGGCCCCGGTCCGGGCTGCACAAACCTATTCGCGTTCGCAACTTGTCCGTTTCCAGAACCGCATTATAGATTATCGTTCCCGGATCAATCCGCGATTTAAAAAAAAGGTGCGTCCCAGAACCCGGCTGATTATCGTTCATACCTCCGAACTGGGGCTGAAAAGTACGTTAAGGGTGGTTTCCAAGGGAAAACGGTTTAAGAACGGTCGCACCACTCCGGGCGGGCATGCCAATTATGTTATTGCCAGAAACGGGACGGTTTATCGGATTCTGGATAAAAAATACAGGGCTGACCATGCCGGTTTGTCCATGTGGAACGGGGTGTCTAATGTCAGCGATATCTCAGTGGGCATTGAATTTGTCGGCTATCATTATGCCCCCCTAACTGCCGGCCAGTATAAGTCTGCGGGGATGCTGCTGCATATCCTTAAAAAGGTTTATGGCCTTGAGGATAAAGACGTTTTGACCCACAGTCAGATTGCATACGGCAAACCTAATCGATGGTTTTCCAACAATCATAGAGGGCGTAAACGATGTGCGAAAAATTTTGACAGAACCCGGGCAGGACTCGGGCCAACCTGGCCTTTTGATCCTGATGCCAGGACTGGTTGCCTTACACCGGATCCCGTGCTGGCCCAGGTTTTTTATCCTGCGCCCGGTGCTGTTGTTTCTATTGGGAAAAAAGCGTCCCAAATCCAGGAACCTGATGTTATTTCAAAGCAGAATTCTGCCTGGGCCATTGCCGGTGAAGATTATGATGCCCCCAACACGGTCTACATCCTGCCCGGCGGAAAAACTCTGGCCGGTAACAAGGTCGCCTCAAATTTGGGTTGGGACCGTCTGCCGGAGGGCACAAAGGTACTGCTAAACCAGAAAACGCAACAAGTCCGCGAGCAAGCGAAAAACATCATAAAAACCATTTCCGGGCGGATGACGGCCTGGTCCCATGCAGGCGGGGCTTACCATGCGCCTTCCACCATTTATTTTCTTCCCTCGGGTCGGATTTTGAACGGATATACGATTTCGGATTGGGATGACTTGCCGCCAGGTACCCGTCTGGTGGTGGGGTATAAAGGTCCTGTTGTCATTACAAAACGTAAAACTGCCTATGCGATAGCCGGCGCAAAGTTTAAACATCCCGGAACCATTTACCATATTCCGGGCCGGGGCCCGGTCCAGGGCAACAGAATTCCTGATTTCAGCGATTTGCCTAAAGGGACGGGTGTTTACCTGCCAATTGCCGGTTGA